In one window of Deinococcus hopiensis KR-140 DNA:
- a CDS encoding glycoside hydrolase family 18 protein: MSRIRPLLLLALALPLWVSSGRTEVVSPGPAPVTSPASGGTWIMGYAVGYERDLLPADELNWSALTHLVVGRATPNADGTLNTTFDIDASGGPLWAKAMVRQAHAHHVRAILMLGGAGEHAGFAGAAARRRDTLVQNILQVVEDYGFDGVDLDWEPLFAADEVPLRGLATRLRQRRPGLLLTLPVAFVNANAPTQEARPSLAALSGTFDRINIMSYGMAGAYPGWQAWHSSALAGEAGGTPTSVQSSVRAYLRAGIPAQKLGLGIGLYGLCYQGVTAPAQSAPSMTTVADDGDMSYVNIVRQYFTAGASRWDARAKVPYLSSVKPLGPHACTYVSYENAASIGRKGQYARSLGLGSVILWTLGQGHFKGEPSGSVDPLLTAAHAAFRP; the protein is encoded by the coding sequence ATGTCCCGAATTCGCCCCTTGCTGCTGCTCGCGCTCGCTTTGCCCCTGTGGGTATCCTCCGGCAGGACGGAGGTGGTCTCGCCCGGCCCCGCTCCAGTCACCTCGCCCGCATCGGGTGGGACGTGGATTATGGGATACGCGGTCGGTTACGAACGGGACCTCCTTCCAGCAGACGAACTGAACTGGAGTGCCCTGACCCACCTCGTGGTGGGCCGGGCCACGCCCAACGCAGACGGCACGCTGAACACCACCTTCGATATCGACGCGTCCGGCGGTCCCCTCTGGGCGAAAGCCATGGTGCGCCAGGCACACGCCCACCACGTTCGGGCCATCCTGATGCTGGGGGGGGCAGGGGAGCACGCCGGCTTCGCGGGCGCCGCCGCCCGGCGGCGAGACACCCTCGTGCAAAATATTCTCCAGGTCGTTGAGGACTACGGCTTCGACGGGGTAGACCTGGACTGGGAACCGCTTTTTGCCGCCGACGAGGTTCCCCTGCGAGGCCTGGCCACGCGCCTGCGCCAGCGGCGGCCAGGGTTGCTGCTGACCCTCCCCGTCGCCTTCGTGAACGCCAACGCGCCGACGCAAGAAGCCCGGCCCAGCTTGGCGGCCCTGTCAGGCACTTTCGACCGAATCAACATCATGAGTTACGGTATGGCCGGCGCATATCCTGGCTGGCAGGCCTGGCACTCGTCGGCGCTGGCGGGCGAGGCGGGGGGGACGCCGACGAGCGTGCAAAGCAGCGTCAGGGCGTACCTCAGGGCGGGTATTCCGGCGCAGAAGCTGGGGCTGGGCATCGGCCTGTACGGGCTGTGTTACCAGGGCGTGACGGCTCCGGCCCAGTCGGCGCCCAGCATGACGACCGTGGCGGATGACGGCGACATGAGCTATGTCAACATCGTCCGCCAGTACTTCACCGCTGGGGCGAGCCGATGGGACGCCCGGGCCAAAGTCCCCTACCTGAGTTCGGTCAAGCCGCTCGGTCCCCACGCCTGCACGTACGTCAGCTACGAGAACGCCGCCTCCATCGGGCGCAAAGGCCAGTACGCCCGCAGCCTCGGCCTGGGAAGCGTAATTCTCTGGACTCTGGGTCAGGGTCACTTCAAGGGTGAACCGTCAGGAAGCGTGGACCCGCTCCTCACGGCGGCCCACGCCGCCTTCCGGCCCTGA
- a CDS encoding response regulator, with amino-acid sequence MNEVPPHPIRVLIADDHRLFREGLRALLSVAGDIDVVGEAGDGQQAVELSARLAPDVIVMDIQMPRLSGLEATRQILRASLPPGILIVSMFDDDDNVFSAMQAGARGYLLKGAAPEDLLRAVAAVARGEALFGPGIAQRLMRYFARPLRSGPLPFPELTDREREILALIGQGQRNPVIARSLELSEKTVRNHITSVFSKLQVGSRAEAALRAQEAGL; translated from the coding sequence ATGAATGAAGTGCCGCCGCACCCGATCCGCGTGCTGATTGCCGACGACCACCGCCTGTTCCGCGAGGGACTGCGCGCCCTGCTCTCGGTTGCCGGGGACATCGACGTCGTGGGCGAAGCGGGAGACGGTCAGCAGGCGGTGGAGCTCAGCGCGCGTCTGGCTCCGGACGTCATCGTGATGGACATCCAGATGCCGCGCCTGAGCGGTCTGGAGGCCACCCGCCAGATTCTGCGCGCCTCTTTGCCCCCTGGCATCCTGATCGTTAGCATGTTCGACGACGACGACAATGTGTTTTCCGCGATGCAGGCGGGAGCGCGCGGTTACCTGCTCAAGGGGGCCGCCCCGGAAGACCTGCTGCGCGCTGTAGCGGCGGTCGCCCGGGGTGAGGCCCTGTTTGGTCCCGGCATTGCCCAGCGGTTGATGCGGTACTTTGCTCGGCCCTTACGGTCCGGGCCGCTGCCCTTTCCTGAACTCACGGACCGGGAGCGCGAGATCCTGGCGCTGATCGGGCAAGGTCAGCGGAACCCGGTCATTGCCCGCAGCCTGGAACTCTCGGAAAAAACTGTACGCAATCACATCACGAGTGTCTTTTCCAAGTTGCAGGTGGGCAGCCGCGCGGAGGCCGCCTTGCGGGCCCAGGAGGCTGGCCTGTGA
- a CDS encoding glycoside hydrolase family 5 protein encodes MRRLLVAAAVLGLLGGAGAAPLKDWRRGVNLEGWLGGGPFRPLDAAQLSQLGQIRAAGFDFVRVPLDPALLIEASASSDEPGRSLDRLLGAARARGLGVLVAVAPDPGLKRKVLLGGMARDTHLVLLERLAARMVAARLPRAMIEPLDEPVDPGRRDCGPSTFDWNAALSAFVRAVRRAAPALPVLVSGICYADADSILDLRPLADRNVVYGFQYLNPLDFTQQGNPSNDDWKRLKGVPYTVNDARAMRRSFEAVGHWSRRYGVPVLLTSFAVHTSAPSAERLRWLRDVRTLAEGQHFAWAAWSWQSPFGFGISGGGKVPARLKQVLGL; translated from the coding sequence GTGAGGCGGCTTCTGGTCGCCGCAGCGGTATTGGGCCTTCTGGGTGGAGCGGGCGCGGCCCCCTTGAAGGACTGGCGGCGCGGCGTCAACCTCGAGGGCTGGCTGGGCGGCGGGCCCTTCCGGCCGCTTGATGCGGCCCAGCTTTCCCAGCTGGGACAGATCCGGGCGGCCGGTTTCGATTTCGTCCGGGTGCCGCTGGACCCGGCCCTGTTGATCGAGGCTTCCGCCAGCAGTGACGAGCCGGGGCGATCCCTCGATCGCCTGCTCGGCGCAGCGCGCGCCCGTGGACTGGGCGTGCTGGTCGCCGTCGCTCCAGACCCCGGTCTCAAACGCAAGGTCCTCCTCGGTGGCATGGCGCGGGACACCCATCTGGTGCTTCTCGAACGCCTCGCGGCGCGGATGGTGGCTGCCCGGTTGCCCCGCGCGATGATCGAACCTCTGGATGAGCCGGTCGACCCCGGGCGGCGGGATTGCGGCCCCAGTACCTTCGACTGGAATGCGGCGCTCTCGGCGTTTGTGCGGGCGGTGCGCCGGGCAGCACCGGCCTTGCCGGTGCTCGTCTCCGGCATCTGCTACGCCGACGCCGACTCCATCCTGGACCTGCGCCCCCTTGCCGACAGGAACGTTGTGTACGGCTTTCAGTATTTGAATCCACTGGATTTCACGCAGCAGGGCAATCCCTCCAACGATGATTGGAAACGGCTCAAGGGCGTGCCATATACCGTGAACGACGCCAGAGCGATGCGGCGTTCCTTTGAGGCGGTAGGCCATTGGTCCCGCCGGTATGGGGTACCGGTGCTGCTCACTTCCTTTGCCGTCCACACCAGTGCGCCAAGCGCTGAGCGTCTGCGCTGGTTGCGTGATGTCCGCACCCTCGCCGAGGGTCAGCACTTTGCCTGGGCCGCCTGGAGCTGGCAAAGCCCCTTCGGCTTTGGAATAAGCGGTGGGGGAAAGGTTCCGGCCAGACTCAAGCAGGTCCTTGGTCTGTAA
- a CDS encoding tachylectin-related carbohydrate-binding protein, protein MKGYRHNAALTGGGLYDAGAWVPRGGEEIGVGWNIFTRVFAAPGGVIYGVMPNGNLKWYWHLAYRTGGGLYEAGAWDPRGGKVVGTGWNGFTQLAAGKNRVIAVHRTRVPLNLAARGVENTFCILHSVS, encoded by the coding sequence GTGAAGGGGTACCGGCACAACGCGGCCCTCACGGGAGGCGGCCTGTACGACGCCGGCGCGTGGGTCCCACGCGGTGGTGAGGAGATCGGCGTCGGCTGGAACATCTTTACCAGGGTGTTTGCCGCACCTGGGGGCGTGATTTACGGCGTGATGCCCAACGGCAATCTGAAATGGTATTGGCATCTGGCGTACCGGACAGGCGGGGGCCTGTATGAGGCGGGGGCCTGGGATCCACGCGGGGGCAAGGTCGTGGGGACCGGCTGGAACGGATTCACCCAGCTGGCCGCTGGCAAAAACCGCGTCATCGCGGTTCACCGCACCAGAGTGCCGCTGAACCTTGCTGCTCGTGGAGTGGAGAACACCTTTTGTATTCTCCACTCGGTAAGCTGA
- a CDS encoding sensor histidine kinase — MPSRTSMRVTAGLPQALRVWTLPALVLLAAAPVLFLSLHAHWLDLVWSVRGLDDRTWTPFLTRLRLVLDGTALGLGAGAAALVLRFETGRDRVVLAALLATLGVLSSGLVPLGVWTAPLLWVTLAGLGGVWTLGQRQNTRSARHWGEAALLLCLLVFAASSLPTDLLGRPTLLGSLRLGAWWNELGRPALRDLGFLAFLMGAALVWLERRPGALQSGLARVGVLVGLAGFTALVYVGVVGGIGALVGAENSLWLGMVAAILIATGFGSVRAALIHAVNRLLYGLRDDPFLMTQRLALELARAPDPRARLEAALDLLSVSLRLPGVALHLLGGEVLTCGEVGSHAVSWPLVVGGERVGTLVAAPRGAREALSPADHRLLGVVADQLADAAHAWQLGEALRASRERLVRAGEDERRRLRRDLHDGLGPALSGLGLKLEAARMLLERAPERANAHLTALQDDVRESVGEVRRLVHDLRPPKLDDLGLLGALEEVLTGVRSGGVAATLETPAVLPPLGAAAEVAVYRIAQEALTNVVKHAQAGHVTLRLQLESGRLTVEIEDDGVGLPDVREPGVGSQSMRERAEALSGTLIWLKARGGGTLVRATLPLGEGPP, encoded by the coding sequence ATGCCTTCCAGAACGTCAATGCGCGTCACCGCTGGGCTTCCCCAGGCCCTGCGCGTCTGGACCCTGCCTGCCCTGGTGCTGCTGGCCGCCGCGCCCGTGCTGTTCCTGAGCCTCCACGCCCACTGGCTTGATCTGGTGTGGTCGGTGCGGGGGCTCGACGACCGGACCTGGACGCCGTTCCTCACGCGGCTCCGGCTCGTGCTCGACGGGACGGCGTTGGGACTCGGCGCGGGGGCGGCGGCGCTGGTCTTGCGGTTTGAAACCGGGCGGGACCGCGTGGTGCTCGCGGCGCTCCTGGCCACGCTCGGCGTGTTGAGCAGTGGGCTCGTCCCCCTGGGCGTGTGGACCGCGCCGCTGCTGTGGGTGACGCTGGCGGGCCTCGGCGGCGTGTGGACCCTGGGGCAGCGCCAGAACACGCGGTCCGCGCGCCACTGGGGCGAGGCGGCGCTGCTGCTGTGCCTGCTGGTCTTTGCGGCCAGCTCACTGCCCACGGACCTCCTCGGCCGCCCGACCCTGCTCGGTTCCCTGAGGCTGGGCGCGTGGTGGAACGAACTGGGGCGTCCGGCGCTGCGCGATCTCGGATTTCTGGCCTTTTTGATGGGGGCCGCCCTGGTCTGGCTGGAGCGCCGTCCTGGAGCGCTGCAGTCTGGTCTGGCGCGCGTGGGGGTACTGGTCGGTCTGGCCGGCTTCACCGCACTCGTGTACGTCGGGGTCGTGGGAGGCATCGGGGCGTTGGTGGGAGCGGAGAACAGCCTGTGGCTCGGGATGGTGGCCGCAATCCTGATCGCCACGGGCTTCGGAAGTGTACGGGCCGCGCTGATTCACGCGGTCAACCGCCTGCTGTACGGCCTGCGAGACGATCCTTTCCTGATGACCCAGCGGCTCGCGCTGGAACTCGCCCGGGCCCCGGATCCCAGGGCACGCCTGGAAGCGGCGCTGGACCTGCTCAGCGTATCCCTGAGGCTCCCGGGCGTGGCCCTGCACCTGCTGGGCGGCGAGGTGCTGACCTGCGGCGAGGTCGGAAGCCACGCGGTGAGTTGGCCGCTCGTGGTCGGGGGCGAGCGTGTGGGGACCCTGGTGGCCGCTCCGCGTGGAGCGCGCGAGGCCCTGTCACCGGCCGATCACCGCCTCCTGGGGGTGGTGGCAGACCAACTGGCCGACGCTGCCCACGCCTGGCAACTGGGTGAGGCCCTCCGGGCGTCTCGGGAGCGGCTGGTGCGCGCGGGCGAGGACGAACGCCGGCGGCTGCGGCGTGACCTGCATGACGGTCTGGGCCCGGCGCTGTCGGGCCTGGGACTCAAGCTGGAAGCGGCACGGATGCTCCTTGAGCGCGCGCCCGAGCGGGCCAACGCGCACCTGACGGCCCTGCAAGACGACGTCCGCGAGAGTGTCGGCGAGGTGCGCCGCCTGGTCCACGACCTGCGCCCCCCCAAGCTCGACGATCTGGGTCTGCTCGGGGCGCTGGAGGAGGTATTGACGGGCGTGCGGTCGGGTGGAGTCGCCGCCACCCTGGAGACCCCGGCAGTCCTCCCTCCCCTGGGGGCGGCCGCCGAGGTGGCGGTGTACCGCATCGCGCAGGAGGCCCTCACGAACGTCGTGAAGCACGCCCAGGCCGGGCACGTCACCTTGCGCCTGCAGTTGGAATCCGGGCGACTGACGGTGGAAATCGAGGATGACGGCGTGGGTCTGCCCGACGTCCGTGAGCCCGGCGTCGGTTCTCAGTCGATGCGCGAGCGGGCCGAGGCGCTCTCCGGCACCCTCATCTGGTTGAAGGCCCGGGGTGGAGGTACGCTGGTGAGGGCCACTCTCCCGCTGGGTGAGGGACCGCCTTGA